The Uloborus diversus isolate 005 unplaced genomic scaffold, Udiv.v.3.1 scaffold_223, whole genome shotgun sequence genomic interval CGGTAGtctaaaggaaaaagaagaaaaaccaaaCGTTTCGTCGAGCTCTGCGGCTGACATCATCGGTGGATGGATTCGAAGTGACTATACTAGCTTGCAAGTTAACTTGTCAGTGACGTCATTACGGGCGGAGGAAAAACACTGAGTGAAAAGACCGCCTGTAGGTTTGTAAGGAAGATCTCCGATAAGACACCGCACTCGCAGTTGCCTGCTTGGCGAATTAATCCGCTTTGGCATACTTCACACGGAACTGATTTTTATGTTAGAGTCGGGCCCGTACATGGAATCGCAGTTTTACgggataaaaatgagaaattaaaatgtttggtaCGCTCggcagaagagggggggggggacttattaaGCAGGATCTACTTTCAGTCAAGAAACCAATGAGCGGTATGACAGAATAGCAATTGATTTTCATTTGATTGAATAagaaatgctccccccccccaccactttataaaaaacggtatttaattcaagtattttgttctaaaaattatttcctcTTCTCAGAAATATAAAAgtcgttactggtagaaattattactttttttttatttcaaaaaaagcctgacaaattttctcaaaaacaatcgtaatgcattaaaatttactcaaaaaaagaaacctaGGTAAGTAATGTGATTAATGTTCTTACGCTATAagaaaaacttgcaaaatgtACTTCATAAACTTTCTACATAAATTTATTATGTGATCAAGTATGTTACACTACAgagaatgaataatgattactttttctttttttttttcaaggaggggggggggggcatccactCGGTCTCGTGGGtcagtagcgcagccagaaaaattTACTGGGGAatcttcaaaatcgaaaattattgatttttatttttattcacttctaatgtaaaaatatcattcaatatatTCAACCAAAGTTTCTATGACTTAATAACTGTTCATTAATACAtcactatagttagggcaaacctaacttggcagcaatATAAattctacgcagatcctaatcacagcattagacactgccaggttaggttagcctcaactgcaggaaagtattttttgtattgatatataaaaaggactttgaaacaaagaaaagcaGAAGGGGGATGGgtaaaaaaacacaatatatttataattcccactggtaagtttttgataacctcgaaattcctttaaaatgcccttgaaatgataaatattcaagcaatgcaatgcaattaaaatattcaagaaacttttttaaaaattacttttggggttgtttggggaaagtgggtcacccctttaaaactgaaatatggatatagctttttagcttaaaaatttttaatttaaattttattggctgctttagagttacccttaatatgaatattttaagattagtaactaattattgagtgttgtaaccaagaaatcatttacacttattttgttccatactttttagtgagaactaagcttatagaaatattcttaataataatttttaaaaaacattagattgtttcatcggatcttttggattcgtgctttcgcgccagaacttatttgaatttgccgaacACCCTCAAAAGTTTAAACCCGAGATACGGGTCTCCgcttactaaattgttacattccttttactattttataactgagatcgaacaaaacactatacttctatttttatttgaaagtgattacttgggaatgctaggcaacaaaaccgtttgatgacagttgctattagttaagttaaaaagcaagcaaactaggagacggctaCAGAATGTTCGGTAAGCGCTCATGCcagctgattgccataacggcagttattttctcatttgtagctttttatacatgtaatcgaaccaattagtggtcagttttcaaaaaatgtaaggagagtcagtgaaaatgaaagaaaaaaaatcctggagtcggagtcggcatgttttttaacgactccgactcctttaccccaaaatcagtccaactccgactccacagccctggatttaacgctgtaatattttcttttctgcagCACCAGCCGCTAataaaaatcacattcgttctgatatttgattttataacagtgttatatttttaatgcgaaatttttctgctttttattgtaatgtattttttaggtttattttctgctatttcatttttttgagcaatcacgattgcttattgctttcacttgactgttgaatgatgttAGATGATTTTTCCCCCGCcatcaccctctgcagcaccaccttcGACCTGCCTCTCCCATGCTGCCCCTCTAGCGAgcaccgtctctaggttgcgttcatatccctcacacacacgcacgcacgcatacacgcgcacacacacacacttacaaaggcctgcacacacacataccttcacacacacacatgcctgcacacacacacaaacacacactcgtgattgcgaaaaacataatttgaattcaagatgtcaaaattcaaatcaattttttaattttttttaatgtcttgccTAATTATAATATGTTATTTTTCATGTCAGTTGTTTCCGCGCTGGAAAAAACTGCCCCagacaaaatatcaattttatgccaatgtttttttttttggggggtggggatGTAAACGCATTTCCATTTTACATCGCAAATTTATCCACATTAAGTGTAAttgttaatctatatatatatataaagtttaaaataaatccgAACAAAACCCAGCTTTGTTGAATTAGCTGctttacagtttagaacaaacatgattcatataaacACTGTATATGATTTGAGAACTCATAATCATGGCAACCTGTTATGTCATAAATAAGGAATCTTGCATTTATCTTACATACAAATAGAAACCAAAGTTgtttaaattatcattacaaattacaattttttcaactgattttgtGGTATGTTATTCTCTTTGGTAACTGATAAATTGTATGATcatcattaaaattaagaaagtCCAACATTGCCAGATATTTTTGATTTCTCTATAAGTGCAAAgggttattaaattttaataacatgataataaataatgattaagaattaagaaaacattgaaaagcaacacaatttaaatttaacaagagagtttttttctttctctcattaaaattattataatatgataaaattgttaagtaacagtttcaattaattttgaattatactatactgtaactttcattcaatatatgacaaaaaaagtttgatttctaaTTATCAAACATTTGAATTTGTTTCCTATTAGTTGCTGAACATTGAAGTATTCGATAGAACCCAATATACGTTTTATCCACCAAAAACGCAGCatgaatattcggtgcatctctataAATGAATATGTTGATTCTTTTCATTTAAGGaacaatttataaaacaaaatagcacATTTAAATTGCTCATTACATACAATTGTGTGTGAAATACTTGAAGTGAAAATAGAGCTTTTTTTACGACGAGATGTTTATTCGGAGAttgataattgaaattaaattaaaatacattaaataacaattaataaaacatgtgtatttgctgtaaattttaaaatattagtctctgTCACATGGTAATTTCATCTTCGATAATGCATGTAAACaactaaaacaagaaaaaatgtctGAAGTTTTTTGAATCTAGAATTAAAAGTCATATAGGATGAATTAACTAGTCGATGTTGATAAAGAAAATGTTCTAGTCCAACCAAAGCGTTATTTGCATTTCCTTTGGGAATGTAAAAGATTATGATTCATATACAATCGTTTTATTTCTATTAGttgatcaatttaaaaatattttacgaaacattataaaatatttgatattgcaataaagttttaattgaattgaatTATGTAATAGTTCTATTGCATCATAGCCATAATTTTACTCATTAACATAGatctggattttcattttgtccaaTATCTTTTGCTGTTCTAGACCTTTTACAAAAAACTCGACAAAATACCACCCGCAATTACAGAAGCCTTAATTTTTAGGATGACATGACTTCTTCTGTACTAAGCATTCCTTCAGAAGCAGTGTCGGTCGAATCGGGATCAAAATGAATTATCAAGTTATCAACAGCAGTATCGCACCTTCCATCAAGTTCCCACATTAGTTCTTCTTCTTTAATAATGTGACCAACGCAGTTCTTCCACGTTTCATCTGAGACATTATCAATAGCTTTTTTTGTCAGCTCTTccacttctttttctttaaatgttctgTTTTCTGCTGCCACCTTCCCTTTGACAACACTCCATATGTTTTCAATGGGATTCAGCTCACAGTGATAAGGGGGAAGCCGCAAAACAGTATGACCATGAAGAGCCGCTATCCTATCAACCCGGTACTCCTCATACTTGCTGCGGACATTTTGTACAAGATTCAAAAGTTCAGCTTTCAGCATATCCGAgttccaagcgatattttttgATGTCAGCCATCGTCGAATGTCATCTTTTTTGGTGGAAGTGTTGGGAATGTTTTCCACAAAAACACTGTGGTATGAAGCATTGTCGATAACTATAATACTGTTGGGGTCAAGGTTTGgcagcaatttatttttaaaccattgtTCATAGTAATCTCCATTCATTTCTTCATGATAATCTCCTTTGCTTTTTTTTGCCTTGAATACATCAGCAGCTCCTTTCACAAAGCCTTTCTCACTTCCAGCATGAGTAATTATTAACCTGGATCCTTTTCCTGTAGGAGCTTTTAATCCCATTGAGAGGCCAGACATAAATGCTTCTTTCGGCCTCTTGATGAAAGTGTCCTGCCACACTGTTTGCTTTGTGTGGCCAAAATTCACCCAGGTTTCATCTGTATAGTACACAGTCCTTCCTTCATTTCGGTAGTGGCGAATTTGCCTCAAATATTTTCGTCTCCAGACTTGGATGTCTTCCCTTTCTATCAGCATAGAATTCCTTGATCTCTTCTCGTACACAAACCCTAAATCTTGCATCAATCTTCTTGTTGTGGCGATTGTCAAATTTGGTAGGTCAGTGTCCTCGTTAATAGTCTTCATGACTTTCGCCACCGTTGGTATttcgtttcttttaaaaaacaaatgcactttCCTTCGAATGGCAGACAGGACGAAGTCGTCGAACTTTTGCATTCGCGTTGCTTTGCCTTTTCTTGCGGGCCTTTTTCTCCCAGGTGTAGAAAAAGAGCCTtggatcttaaattcattttgcatTCGTAAGATGCTGCGGGTTGAAACACCTGTCAAGTCCGAAGTTTTGTCCAAAATTTCAGTGACAGAATCGTTGGGATTCCTTACTTGCAATTTATGAAACACATTCATAACTATAGTCTTTGCAGAGCTCTTCAAAGCGCTGCCTTGCTTGTGTGGCTGAAACACATAGCTCAATTTTGGCGTCGTAGATTCCATTATCAatgatacaaaaatagaaaaacgagCAAGTAAGATAGAaaataaaacgagcgaaaatagTGAACTACAGCGGACGACGAGCGAACGAGAGTGGAGCACTTGAGCAAAATCGCGCCAAACGCAGAATATCCGGAGATCGCCAACTGTTTGTGAGCTCTGATTGGCTGGTTCGTTCAGTTGCAAATGAATGTATGGATCCGCGCTGCaccgctcttaaaattgaaaatatttaacgattcacagaaattatgacaaaaaaatgtcccttttgcgtcggtttaactaactaatccgatttcgaaagcaaagtgcgtaatttcccccgattatctggcaaagcgcaaggaactatttccttcacttggccgcagctcatttctccatagccaagaaaacttgcaatcgagtataacttcttcttcttttttctttagacCACGGACAATAAGCCCGGAAACGTTCTCTTCACATAGGATATAAATCCCAGAAGGAAGGAAGTTTTAATCCTACTCGGTTAACCTGCACGATCGTTTGAATTACTGCTGTCTGTTGTTCAGCAGCATCTGTCatggcggcaaaaaaaaaaaaaaaagctcaatgaCCAACAGTTGGGAAACTAAATAGCGATAGTATGAGGTTTTTACTTTCCAGTTATCGAATTCACCACTACAGGTACTGAGAGTTTATCGTTATGAAGTACCTGTTTGAAGTGCAGATTGCAGTAagattaaaattaatcatttctgccatatttaaatatttaattacaaaacTAGATAGTTcagtagcaataataataataataataatctatacTTTTTGATACATGAAGTGGATTCCTTCGGTAACATTTTCTCATCTGTTTGTCAAAcgattttcttcacttttttttcagtagttattgccgagttttagtgttatcaataaaaaaaattgaaaacagatgTTAATTAACGgattaattaaaaacacattttcgcTCTGAGTAGCTTTTTCTACACGAATAAATGGACCAATTGTTTCGAGTTTAATAGGGTTGTAAAAGCGTTGAAAATACCCCAAACAAAGACTTTCACAAAGCTTCGaaggttaaataaaataaattcactaTAAAAAAGTTATGAGCGTCATTTAGATGACAAAACACATAAGTTTTAGATTTGattctttttgatttttcattggTTAAGTGAGCAATAAAAAAGCGTGAAAGTTCaagtttaaattgatttttgtaatagctatttagaagaaaaattcattttattgcttcaaGCTTTGCACGGCAGGAAAGTCCGCAAAAAATACCCTTTAGGTCCTTAGGACGTTTTCCCTGTAAACGTTCGGAAATTCGAAGGAGCTAAACTGACCAGAAAAATAGCTAGAAGCAATTTAAAgtaagtgaaaaatttttttggtttgcaCGAGATAGTTAGCGTGAACCAAATGCTGAATAATATtatgtgtgtcatcgatgtcggtatcctcgttgctttcgttttcctttttcacttctaaaagttaatttttcagtgagctatgaattgtgtgagtttaataactttacttcaagaaagagctttggaaatAATCgtaaaaatgtctccagtgacccAGGCTTGCTTATTAGCACGACAAAATGCAGTTTAATACGTGTGTTCTGGAATCTCGATAATTTGGATTTTTAAAgactaaaaaattttatatgtttgtaatgccgcatccgcgtaaaatcgaaaactcatccgcgtaaaataaaattaaggtgtcaaatcttaatcCGCGTATAAACAAATCCGCGTAAAATGAACCCGCGTAAATTGAAGGCCTAATTTTGTACTACGCAAGCAGTTAAAATATGCCGAGTCGAGACACAGATGACACATATTGAAGTAGAAATGGTTGTAAACAGTAACAAACAATTTCCAGACAGAAAGTGGAGTGATCGCAAATCCCTAGTACTTTTCGCAAAGTCAACTTGAatcaataaacattttaaagatgcatttaagtgcaattttagttagtttcatctCGAAAGGATGTGTTCTGAATTGAAATTTACTAGAAATTTCAAGTGAAAACGTTTCAAAACAAAACTACTTTCTCTATACTGACAAAAACGTAATTTTCGATACCGATATCTAATCAAAACTATCGATATctactagggtaacggcaccagtaacagacaagggttcatttataagtttggatttaaataataagccttttaggcaGGTacaactgatgttgctgtggtctATGGATACGGTGCAACCATATAGTGTTATGAGAGTGAAATTTATGAGACAGTTGGTATTTAAAAGGCAGAAGTGGGttgttatgaacagccaccacgtgGTCAgatggtgtttcatgttcatttgaaattAGTAAGACTTTAGTCCTAAAAAACAAAGAAcctttgcacattttgaagagaaaaagagaattttgtccattattcaTCCCTTCCTCATCTTATCTGCTACTTTGTATCATCAGATCGGTGTCTAttactggggggtcggaccttttttcgaaattgagcaaatagaaatagaattaactaattcagcgGATCCAGAAGCATccaaacattagatgagatgtatttgcatgagaaaaaaatagtttaaaaagtctaaatacattaaaaagctcggaaaattgagttaacctgagaacgatgtcttaagcatgtcagttactggtgccgttatcctaGTACCGATACTTTTGACAAAAAGACCGACAAAACGACAGACACACATTTCTGCATCTCAAaagctttactttaaaatatcttaCTTTTCAAAACTCAactgtttactttatttttgactttcttttcTGGGATAATTTCACGGTATTGGACGGCCTAATGAGGGGCACGTCAGCCTAGTCTGAAACTAGGGACCAGGTTCAGTATCGGAGTAgtattagttttataatttttacggaggttaaggggggggggtcggggACCAAAAAGACAAGGGGCCCACCTTGGCTCTCGGCAGCCCTGGGTAGGGGAAAGCAGAGAGGTTTGACCCGCTTTTTACTAATAcatttttctattaatttctgaCCCTTAGAACATTTCCAAATCGACACTTTTTGTTTCCTTATGACGTCTGGTAAATtctcacattattttttttatttaaataaggtATTAATTCTTTAATAAGTAATTTCTCAAGAATGTCCAATTTAGGTCAAACCTTCCCATTTGACGGAAGTTTCACGCACAgagattaaaagtttaaaaaatgcagttgGAACAATTACATATCTAATGAATTGCTATTACAAAGTACAGGAATTAATTCCATCTAAGGAAATACCATAAATTGCTAGACGAAATAAATTTGAATCAGTAAATATTATGATTGCTAGAAATGTCACAGTCAAATTTCACTTTCAAAAGCGAATCTTCTTATGCCTCTACTGATAATATAATTCGATGAGGGAGCTTAATGACAGCTGTTTTGCACACTGTTGCATCATCTTCTTTTCTagacaaataaaactaaaaagtgaaatttttagggggtacTTTGAGGAGTATTTGTTTTATTTGGAGGAGGGCTCTTGCTCTTGGGAAGGTCTTCATGATTTTTAGGGGGGTGCTTCCTTGCTTTTAGGGAGTGGGCACCCTTGAATACACCGCTACACGCAACAGATCTTCTAGGAATATTTATGGAAAACCCATCATATCCATTTTACTCTCATGTAGGAACCAACATAATGTAACAAATTTTAGATGGTTAAACGTTTCACAAAAAACTCTCAGATTTCAATGATACAACAGCTGTTTGGAAGTCTTTGAAATAATCACTTGAGATGTGAAAGTATTTTGATTCGAACTCATTATTTGAGGATAAACTCTTAACACACTCTTTTGTTTATTTCCTGGtctttttcttaacatttttgagaatttttctttatctttcccTTCCCATAATGTGCATCTTTTCGATGTCAGCTTTGGCAGGGGTATCTGAAAATCCTTGATTTGGTACGTTTTcctttgcatttgttttttgaagtccttattttattgattttcatatCCTCATATCACTTACTCCTTTCATATACTCATAATACATAGTtcctttaccatttgagtccgacgaagagctatcgctcttCGCTTGAGtccaaaatgcatagaagtgggatcacgctgttgtttgttgctataattttcacactacatagattctacaatttacttcgagttttttttttttttttttttttttttttttgtcgaaaaagagaaagaatgactagcaacccaaaaataccacaggaagaatgaaaaaataattactttagaaaattgtcgtgggtgaaagtttgccagtgtgaggtttacgcagaaaaaaaaaatcaacggaattgAACCATGCAACTTtgcgctatatgtaaataaggaatttatgaaatttgtgtagaaaatttcttttgtagtaagtgagcttaaaaatatttgtttcgttaaaaattaccttcggtgtaaaaattagtaaatgcgtatattgaaaaatagacgcttctattatttttttaatgtacgcattttactccgcacttatagcataaaattcttcagcaatcaaacgattaatgtgcgCGTAGTATATccttatcaaacagctaggcttgtagtccttttcaagaagacttaaacctagagatctttctcattttactggaagaaaaaagttcatttagttaatctgagacagttccctgaaatgtattttaaagataactcttcaattgacttctgatttagtgatagagATAGATATACCCTTGTGTTAGAAAAATTCcagccaaattttttttaacctctttgttccacaaatatcccattttcaaaaatttttcaaaaatgattgatgctcaacacagaataatcagagtttattttttgatgaatttgttttgcattcatttttagcgatcattttagttcgtagc includes:
- the LOC129233172 gene encoding uncharacterized protein LOC129233172, yielding MESTTPKLSYVFQPHKQGSALKSSAKTIVMNVFHKLQVRNPNDSVTEILDKTSDLTGVSTRSILRMQNEFKIQGSFSTPGRKRPARKGKATRMQKFDDFVLSAIRRKVHLFFKRNEIPTVAKVMKTINEDTDLPNLTIATTRRLMQDLGFVYEKRSRNSMLIEREDIQVWRRKYLRQIRHYRNEGRTVYYTDETWVNFGHTKQTVWQDTFIKRPKEAFMSGLSMGLKAPTGKGSRLIITHAGSEKGFVKGAADVFKAKKSKGDYHEEMNGDYYEQWFKNKLLPNLDPNSIIVIDNASYHSVFVENIPNTSTKKDDIRRWLTSKNIAWNSDMLKAELLNLVQNVRSKYEEYRVDRIAALHGHTVLRLPPYHCELNPIENIWSVVKGKVAAENRTFKEKEVEELTKKAIDNVSDETWKNCVGHIIKEEELMWELDGRCDTAVDNLIIHFDPDSTDTASEGMLSTEEVMSS